Proteins encoded together in one Mobula hypostoma chromosome 9, sMobHyp1.1, whole genome shotgun sequence window:
- the jpt2 gene encoding jupiter microtubule associated homolog 2, whose protein sequence is MTSTNTFQGLENRPNSSRVLKPPGGGSSNIFGAPEQPASKPHKMASNIFGPPEEISVPKRSNPPGGKDSGIFSEPSPVPSQQSTIPAGGRSIDIFGEPAPPTSVRTHPNKPKDTNIFSAYEENEMKDQGEQESEKKDEEKQKEPTVDDHEPHLGPRPRSHNKVTQPPGGKSTLSLF, encoded by the exons CCGAGTGCTTAAACCGCCTGGTGGTGGCTCTAGCAACATATTCGGTGCCCCTGAACAACCAGCCAGCAAACCTCACAAGATGGCATCTAATATTTTTGGACCACCAGAAGAAATCTCTGTGCCAAAAAGATCCAATCCTCcag GTGGAAAAGACAGTGGGATTTTCAGTGAACCCAGTCCTGTTCCTTCCCAGCAAAGCACCATTCCAGCTGGTGGGAGAAGTATTGATATCTTTGGAGAgccagctcctcccacttcagtTCGTACTCACCCAAACAAACCAAAG GACACCAACATATTCTCTGCATAtgaagaaaatgaaatgaaag ATCAAGGAGAacaagaaagtgaaaagaaggatgAAGAGAAACAAAAGGAGCCGACAGTGGATGATCACGAACCTCATCTGGGTCCACGCCCACGATCCCACAACAAGGTCACTCAGCCTCCTGGTGGTAAATCCACACTTTCATTGTTCTAG